The window GGGCGGCTTCGACAAGGCCGAGCTCGATCGCATCGCAGAAGGGTTGAAGCTCGTCGGCGAGCTCAATGCTCTACCCGATTGGGATCATTTGATCGATGCTTCGTTCCTCCCGGATGATCTGAAGGCCAGCCAATGATCGCCCCATCGAGGACATTGCATCCTGTCGAACCGCTGCCCGAGCCGCGCGTCGCCGCCGCGCGCCTCACCGGCGTCACGCGGATTTACAGCACGGGCAAGAAGTCGCTTCATGCGCTGGGCCCGATCGATCTCGACCTCATCAAGGGCGAGTTCTTCTCCGTGGTCGGCCCCTCCGGCTGCGGCAAATCCACCCTGCTCGACGTGCTGTCGGGCCTCGCGCCGCCGACCGACGGCAGCGCCGAGTTCGAAGGCAAGCCGATCGCCGGCGTGCCGGAGGGCGTCGGCGTCGTATTCCAGGAGGACGCCTCGTTCCCCTGGCTGACGGTCGAGGCCAATGTCGCATTCGGCCTGCGCCGCGCCGGGGTCGATGGTGCCGAAATCGCCCGGCGGGTCGACTATGCCCTGGGCTTCATGGGCCTCCGGGATTTCAAGAAAGCGTACCCTGCACAACTGTCCGGCGGCATGCGCCAGCGCGTGTGCATCGCCCGCACGCTGGTCCTGCAGCCGCGCATGATCCTGCT is drawn from Aliidongia dinghuensis and contains these coding sequences:
- a CDS encoding ABC transporter ATP-binding protein, with product MHPVEPLPEPRVAAARLTGVTRIYSTGKKSLHALGPIDLDLIKGEFFSVVGPSGCGKSTLLDVLSGLAPPTDGSAEFEGKPIAGVPEGVGVVFQEDASFPWLTVEANVAFGLRRAGVDGAEIARRVDYALGFMGLRDFKKAYPAQLSGGMRQRVCIARTLVLQPRMILLDEPFGALDQQTRLLMGDELLRLWRETHATVMLITHSLDEATMLSDRVGVMSARPGLFIETIDTGWAKDRDSRIVADPRFGEISGRIWERLRVETMKHMQRSERAAGA